The segment CCCGTGGGGACATAGGCAATAAGCAAACCCCCTACCAGCACACAGGGCTGGATCCTGCTGCCTGTGGGGGCCCacctgggtgccctgggggcTTGGGGCTGGGTGACAAACCTCCACCCGATGGTGGCCctggggccatggggctgggctggggctgcagaggagggagggatgcaggTATAGGCAATGGGGACAGTGGTCCCCAAGAAGCATCCCTCCCTCTCATGCCCCAGCCGCCGCTCCTGCTTAGAGGACTTCTTCCCTGCCACGTCCTGCAGTGCTCGGTTTGTccttccccatgtccccacccccccaccatgGTCCAGGGACCATGAGCTGGGCCGGGGGGTGACAGCCTGGTGGGGACAGAGCGTGCCGCTCATGACAGAGCCATGGCAGCTCCCATGCTCCCCCATTGCCCTTTGCTGCCCGACCCCAGTCCTGGGGCTGGTTTCCAGTCCCACAGCACTGGGCTGAGCCAGGCTGGAAGTGATCGTGGTAGTGCCAAAGTCTGCCAAGCTGGGGGTTCCAGGGGTCTCAGTGCCCTGTGGGGCTCAGCAGCAACACCTGCATGGCCATGGTGCTGGGATCTGACCTGGGCTGGTGAGGACCCACTGAGCCCTTGCTGCTGGCACGGCCCTTCTCCGGGCTTCGGGCTGTGGGATTTGCACCCCCCCCTTCCCAAGCCCCCCTgtgcctctgctcccagcagcggGGACCCCTGACCCTGCTTGGTTTTCTTGCCTTGTTAGTGCATGTAGCCAGCACAGGCCATGCCAGAGCCACTCGCAGCCTCCCCACTGCTCCTGCACCACTgcggccccctcccctcaccctggGGGCGCCTGTGCCCCCGGCCGGGCCATGGGGCAGTGGTGCCATGGGGGCACGAGGGCACGGCTGGGTGTAGTGGGTTGGTACATGGGTGCCATGGGTGCCCGGCCGTGGGGCAAGGGTGCATGCGAGAGCTTTGCCCGCAGCCGCACGCAGGCACTAACTCGTAGGACCCTCCCCAAGGCTGGCTGGTCCCCGCAGACCTCCCGGTAGTTACCTCACTTGATTAAATTATTAACttatttgtttcattaaaatgtgGAGTAgaggctgcctgcctgcctgccgtCTCTCTCCCGGCTCTCCCGAGAGGTGGCACTCCAGCCCTGCCGCCAAGCATCTGGCCGGTGGACCCGGGCATCCAGCCAGGGGGCCCAGGCGTCCGgccacctccctgcccccccctcgAGCCGTGGTCACCCCCCAACGTGGGAGCAGCGTCCCAGCTCTGGCTCCATCACCCTCCCCAGCTCCATGGTGTTGTGTGCCACGGAGCGCAGGCCTGGTGCCGCTGCAGAGGGGCCCCTGCCCTGCGTTTGGAGcttggggctggtggggagagtTGCTGTCCCGGGAAGGGCCGTGCCCCATCTGCCTCTTGAGAAGTGTCACGGTGTGTCCCCAAGCAGGGATGGTGCTGCGATGGCCCTGGGGCCATCCCAGGGAAGGCGGGGGTGTaagcccccttccccaggagaCTGCAACCCCTCGAGGGACGGCAGAGCTTTTGCCCCAGCCCCTACGGGGTTGAGGTGTCCCCCAGCCTGCAAACAtcggggggcagggggtgggcaCTTTCCACACTGCCGTGCCTCAGCactggctggggaggagaggcttGCCACAGGTCAGCCCTGCCTTTCCTGGCGGCCTCTTGCCAACAAACCCATTCCTGGCTGTTGGACTGTGCCAAGCACCGCGGaggccagctcctccctgcaCCGGCTGCACCGGCCTTGTtgcccccccagctgccccaacCTGATGGGACTGGGGTCTTGGGGTGACTCTGGTCCCCTGGCCCCACCAAGTGCCTGGCGTGCGGGGCACAATACTGGGGATGCCTCGGCCACCCCTGGCACTGTGCATGTCCGGCTCGCatgcagccctggggctgcttTGAAGCAGTGGCTTTGAAGGGGAGCCGAGGATGCGGCAGCACCCGGAAAGCCCTGCGTGAGCAAGCGGTGCCGGGGCAGCACTGCCCCAGCCTCTGCCCGCTCCCCCAGCCGGCTGGGTGGCTTTCCGGAGTGGGTTTGGAGGGATGCATCTCCACAACAGCAGGGTCTTTGCCTTGCTGTGGGCTTGTGCATCACCAACGGTGCTCACACTGCACCCCACGGGGATGGCAGCACTGTGCAATGggtgcagctcagcagagcccGTGCatgtccctgctgtgctggggggcatCTGGGGATGACCCACCAGGGTCTGGGCTCTTTGCACGACTCCATGCAGTGGAGCACAGGGGTACTGGgacctcctccctcccccagagcAGCCTCAGGTGGTGGCGgtgagggcagggcaggcatgCGTGCCAGCCCATGGGACGCCACTCTGCTTCCCGTGGCCACGTGAGCCCAAGGTGCCCCGGCTGGACTTTGCCCTCCTCCACCTTGGCTCCCCGACGTGTGTGAGAGGCTGCCACTCCCTGGAGCGGGGACAGGCCTGGCTGGTGAGGAAAGGGGGGGGAGAGGACACGCCAACGTCAGATGGACTCAGCGAGGTATGACGCCGCTGTGCCGGCTCGCTGCATCCCACCGAGAGCGACGCTTGGCACACTGAGCTCAGCCGCtggaaggggttgggggggaggcTTGCAAGCGCTAGGGCTGTCactgctcctgcctctgcacATGAGCCCTTATcagtcggggggggggggctgggggctgtgaCGGGAACGGGAACGGGAAGgggccagctctgccagcagcgTCCCACGGTACCCTCAACCGCTGCCAGGGAGCTGCCTGGCAGGAGCACAAGGATGGGGAGCAGAAGCTGGGGATGCCCTTTTCACCAGTGGCTTTGCTTTGTCCCCTGAGGGTCTTGAGGAATTTGTGACTCACTCCGGATTTCTGTTGGTCCCGTCATGAGGAAAGTACGTGTAGTTGGAGACAGTCGGACTCCAGGCTGGACCCAGTTCCTTCCTGAGGCGCTCAGCAGCCCTCAAACTCGGCATGCTCTGCCCAAGGCCACGCTTGCAGGAAAAGGCCCTTCCAAGAGCATTGGCTGAGCAGCCAGGCGGGGGTCCCAGAGGACGGGGCTCTTGCAGGACCCTTGTTTGGGCACCTAGAGCTCCCTAGGGTCCCAGGGAGCAGGCAACCCTCATGCCCAGTGGGACGCTTTGCTCCCCACGCGCGGGCACCGGGGTGCAAGCACACCTTGACAGGCTTCAGCATCCTCCCCgtgggctgcagctgggagccAGGAGCCCTCCAGCCCGTGGCACTGggctcagcccctgccctggctcccaCGGCCGCCCAGGGAGCCCtgctccctcccgccgcccgtGGTGCCTCCCGTCCTGGCTGCCATGAGGCATCTTCGAGGAATCCTTTGGCAGCGGCTGGGAGATGCTCCTCATGGGtcagaggcaggcaggagcccccagggcaggcagccaaAACCCTACAACGAGTACAGCTGCTACAGGGGGAGCAGGGGCCTGTGGGGTGGCCAagaccccccctccccgggtcCTGAGTGCCTGTCTGGGCGCTGGCAGTGGGGCCACGGGGCTGAGTCCAAGCGACAGTGGCTCCGTTGTGATGGGATGTCCATGTGTCACTTGCATCCAGCTGCCCACCTTGCAgccggggtgctgggagggggcaaGTCACACAgtccccctctcctctccctacACCTTGCCCCGGGCAGCAGCGGGGAACTCCCTGGATGGAGCTGGTGGGGGGTGCCGGCAGGGCTGCCGGACCCCCCCCAGTTTGCGAGGGGACGGGGTGGGGGTCACGGGGAGCAGGAGCCCGGAGAACCCCCGGGGGAGAAGGTGCCACCGGGGAGCCCGACCGGGGGGCGTCGGGACCGCAGTTCTCCCGCCCGCCCCGACGGGAGCCCCGGGCCCGACCCCCgtcccgctccgctccgctccgctccgcccggGGAGGGGCAGCGCGGCCCGGCCGGATCGCGGCTGCCCCCGGcgcctccccgcgcccccccggccGGGGCGCGGCTATaaggagcggcggggccgggggaggcgctcggcggcagcggcggcgcggagcggagcggcgggCGCGGCAGGTACGGGGCAGGGGTGCACGGGCGGGGGTCGGACTCTCGTGGGTTCCCCGTGGTTCCGTGGCCCAGCGTCCCCCCCTCGTTCCCTTCCTCCGCGGTCCCCAACTCCCTCCCCGGCACCGCGGGCTGAGAACTGGGAACTCATCACACTGCCGGCGGGGACCAGGGCCCGGGCAGCACCCACCGGGTGCCCTGGGGGGCCCCGTCCCGCTGGGGTTTTGCTTCTGGAGCAGCGGGTTAAGGATTGGGTGGGCACGGGGCCCCTCGGCCACCCAGGGGGTGAGCACCCGGGGGGCGCCGGTGTTTCGGGGGCATCGTGCCGCGGCTGCGGGTCCCTGGAGCCGGGGTGGTGGCAAGGGGATTTAAGAAACCTGAAGATTTTGAGCATCCCAAGGGAGGGCACGGAGGGGCCGAGGTGGCCCGGGACGTGGCCCGGGGCTCGGCGGGCGGCGTGCTGGGTGCTGGCTGGGGTGGGCAACCCAGCAGGACGGGGCTGGCGTAGGGTGCGGCGCTGCCCTGTGCCCGCAGGACCCCTGACTCcgggctgccccccaccccacgctcACTGCCCTCCCTCTGCAGCGGCTGCAGGTCTGGGGACGTTGCCGACAACATGCGCCTGCTGCGGGCCCTGCTTTGCCTCTGGCTGCTGGCCGAGGCGGCCCTGGCTTCCCGGGTGCGCACCCGCCGGGAGCTGGGCCCCGGCTTGTACGAGCACGGGGTCTACGATGCTGGTGGGTCCTACTGCCAGCGAGGGGATGTCTGCTGCCACGGCCGCAACGACGGCTGCACCGTGCCCTACCACGACACCCTCTGCTACTGCGACCTCTTCTGCAACCGCACCATCTCCGACTGCTGCCCTGACTTCTGGGAGTACTGCCTGGGCATCCCGCCCCCCTTCCCCAAGGCTCCAGGTGAggcagcacccagcccagctgggagCGGGTCTGTGGGTGCCAGGGGTGGCCCTGAGGTGCCCAACATGCTGTGTGATGCTGCTGGTGCCCCTACAGATAATGGATGCAGCTGGCgcgaccccccccagccctgcccttgcTCAGAGCCGCTCTGGACCCCTCGGAGCTGCGGAAACTTGTGGAAAgtggctgggctggagctgggctcccaaaaacagggctgggagcagcccccacagcctgtccccagcacctccccacaGATGGCGCGGCAGGGCGCCGAGGGGCAGCTCCAGTGGCATGTACTGGTGGGACAAAGCAGGGGTGGATGGTGCCCTGACTTCCCCGGTCATGTCTGGGGCAGGCAGATGCTGGCTCTGACTTAAGCCACCCAGCAGCTGTGGTGGGAAGGGCGGCCGGGGGCGAACGGGGGGCACGGGCAGCCCCCGCTGCACAGGACAAGGCTGTCTAAGAagtccctgcagagcagagccagctcCTGGGTACAACTGGCCTCTTTATCCCAGTCCCGCCAGCCTGTGCCTTCGAGGCCGGCTCTGCTCTGGCAGCCCCACACGCAACCCCATAATTAACCCTCCCAGTGCCgagccagccctgctcccaccctgcGCTGTGGGGCACAAACTGGTCCCCATCGTGCCCCAGCTAGATGGGCACACTGGTCTGGAGGTGccaagctgcagcagagcaccTGCCTGGCTTTAAGgactggatttatttttcccttggtaTTTACCCCCTGGAGCcatgggggtgctggtgggaccCCTGATGCTGCTGGGTGCTCACCAGGGCTCTCCCTTCTCCCATCCAGGCTGTGCCCGCGCCGGCCTTAACTTCCCCACTGGAGCCACGTACCGGGAGAACTGCAACCTGTGGTGAGTGCCTCCGCGCTCCCCGTGCCATGCGGGTACCACCGGCACGGCGTCGGGGGGCCTGCGAGTGCCAGGGCTGCCCGCAGCCGGCTCTGGGGGAGTGGGAGCGCAGGGCCCGAGCTGGGTGGTGGGGGCCAGTGCCAAATCCCTTTGCTCTGGCATATTTGAAGCAGAGAGCCTGGGGCCTTGAGCCGCTCCCAAGTTTCAGCACATGCCTTTGTGGGAGTTGCTCGCTCCTCCGGGGGAACGCGCAGCCGGGCTGGCTGCGGGCTGCCGACGCGGGCCCGGCGCTGCAGGGGTTTTTCTGGCCGCGCTGGTCCAAGCCCAGCTTGCCCAAGCCTGACGGGACGCGtctgcagctggcagctgccacAGCTCCGTGCCAGGCGGCCAGagtccagccctgctgcctgcttggGTGCAAGCAGCCCGTCTGTGCTGCACGCCAGGAGCCCGCGGCTTGCATCAGCGAGCAGCGTGGGGTTTATCTGGAAACGGCTGCGGTGGTATTAATGGCATTCCGGAGGTGGGGGATAGGGGAACCTGCGGGTGCAGATCTGCCCGTAGACGAGGAGCAAACACAGCGGGGCTGGCTGGAGCACAACGATGAGGCAGATAAGGGAAATCAAAGGCTCCGTCTAGGGTATGCGCAAGGGCATGAGCACATGTGTGCGCATGTGTGTGCAGGCGTGTGCGTTGGAGCTGGAAGTGAAAAGCCAGCCTGACCCCTCCCTGAAGCCCCGATGCTGCCTGGCGTTTCTCTGGGACCGTGACAGGGAGGCACCCAGGGCTGGAGGATGTTCCCGAGCCCTGGGGAAAGGTCGATGTCCCCAAGCCGTGCCCTTGGATGACTGttccctgctgctgggaaagCATCCCTTCCCCAACAGCGCTGGCCTTCGGGGGCTGAGGGTCTTCTGCCAAAACCCTCTTCCCCCACACTTGGCACCTGGAGAGCAGCAATTCCCACAGTGCTTCACCCAGACCTTGTCCCTGCCTGGCTCCCGGGGGGTCTGGAGGGGTGTGGCAGGGGGCAAATGTAATGCCTGGGTGAGGCAGAGGGGGCTGCTGTGGGCACCCAACCAGCTGCACCCTGAGGTGCTCCTGTGGGAGTCCCTCAGGAGTTAACAGCCAGATGCGGGTCACCAGCACAGCGCCGGGAGCGCtcaggggtggggatggggcaagggctgggggtgcaggtgCCACCGGCGGGATCGGGGCCAGGCTGGCAGGACGCGGCTCCAGCCTTACATGGCTCCTTAAAAGGGAAGAGTGTGCCGGGAGCTCGGccggcaggcaggagggagcatgCCAAGCATTGCTCGCTGGGCGGGGGGAGCACagcccagggctccccaggggGACCTAGACCCGGCACATCTCCCccagccacccctgccccaggtctCCCCGAGCGTGCTGCAGGGCTCCCAGCTAACGTGGCCAGAGTGGCTTGCCCTGGGAGGGGTACAGCCAGCCCCGAATCCCCTCCCTGGGCTGGCGTCCAAGCCCCGCTCTGAACTCTGCAGGCCTGGCTGCTTTTCAGCTAATTTTCTGTCCCATGCTCTGCCTGCCCTCCGGGCTCCTGCGGggaccggggagggggggggacaACACAGCCCCCAGGGCCATGCAGAGGGCTGCCTGCCAGCTCCTGGCCCAGCTTCACCCTGTCCTGAGGTGCTGAGCCCCAGTGTGACCCCCACACCCTGGTGCAGAAGCAGCCCTAGCCCCACGCTGGCTGCCCACAACAGCAGCGGGTCACCAGCTGGGTGGGGGCAGCACCCACACGGGGTTCCCCTGGTCATCCCAAGGGCACCGTCCCTCCCTGGCTGACTGTCCCCTTCGGTGCCATTCCCCTGCAGCACCTGTGGCCCCGGCGGGCAGTGGCAGTGCGAGGACCATGCCTGCCTGATGGATGGGGAGCTGATCGACGCTGTCAACAGGGGCAATTTTGGGTAAGGACCGAGCACCAGGAGGATGGGAGAGGGATGCTTTGCCCCTCAGTGCTTTTTGGGGCGCCCCTGACCCATGCCCCCTCCTGCCGCACAGCTGGAGAGCCGCCAACTACAGCCAGTTTTGGGGCATGACGCTGGAGGACGGGATCCGGCACCGCCTGGGCACCTTCTGGCCCTCTCCCACCGTCATGAACATGAACGAGATGCACGTGAGTCACCCCCAGGCAACCCCCCCAGGCCCCTCGGAtgcaaggggaaactgaggcatgctGAGGGTTGACCCTGCCTGTCCCATGGCTTAGCCCAATGCTTCACCATCCCCTCGCTAGTGAGGTCCCCGCAGTGTTGCTGACCCCTGGGAAGGGGCTCTGCTGCCGGGGGGAGGCAGGAAAGGGGCCGTGTCGGGTGGGTGCCGTGGGCTGCCCTTGTGTTTGGAGACAGCAGCTCAGCAAATTCCCCCTGACAATCCCCGGGCTGCCagtgttgttttttcccccactcctCCATGCCGGTTTCCCATCGGAAAGTGGGCCCCGCAACTGCTGAGTCGGCAGAGCCGGCTGCGCCAGCGCTTTGTGAGCGGGGTGCCTCCACCTGCCCCCGGTCTGCACCCGAAAGTGGTCCCCATTCAGGGTGGACAGCGGCCGGGGGTCCcatgggtgctggtggggagcGAGCGTCACACGTGGTGCACGCCCAGCGCTGTGGCCTTGACTCCCGGTGCGGTTTAATTTTAGAGGAGCTTCCTGCGTTGGGATAAGCCGGGTGTTGTGGCTGTGTCCTCCCCAGGAAGGCTGAGCTGTGTGCGGCCGGGGTGGGAGCACTGTCCTCCCCCGCCAAAGCGGAAAGGCTGGGCGTGATTCAGAGGCCGGGCAAGGGCCGGCCAGAGGCCACAATGAGGGGCTTGAGGCACCCGGTGCTGTGCACTTGTggccgggcagcgccgcccTTGCTGGTGTCTGAGACCAGGCACTTGGTGCTTGTTATTGCCTGAGCATGCACCGAGGCTGAGGAGCCCAAATTTAGGGAAGGTTGAGGGATCCGGCCCCTCTGGGACAAGGGGACACCCGAATCCCGGTCATGctcagccagggctgcaggtgTCCCCGTCCCGAGGGGCtctgcagtggggctgggggatgtTAACGCTGGCTGGGGACCGTAGCTCCGAGGATGCcccgggagctgctggggatgggGTGCTGCAGCGGGTCCCTGTGCCGTGAGCACCCCTCATGCCTCAGCTCTGCCTCCGCAGATGAACATGGACTCCAACGAGGTGCTGCCCCGACACTTCGACGCAGCCGCAAAGTGGCCCGGGATGATCCACGAGCCCCTGGACCAGGGCAACTGCGCCGGGTCCTGGGCCTTCTCCACGGCAGGTGagacgggacgggacgggacggggcgggaTGGGGCGGCCAGTGGGCACAGGGGCTAAACCTGCTGCcgcagggctggggagcagggcaggacccAGGGGGGCAGGCATTGCTCCCTGACCCCCTGCTCGCTCCCAGCTGTCGCCTCGGACCGCATCTCCATCCACTCCATGGGACACATGACGCCTGCCCTGTCACCCCAAAACCTCCTGTCCTGCGATACCCGCAACCAGCGGGGCTGCAGCGGGGGCCGGCTGGACGGCGCCTGGTGGTACCTCCGCAGGCGAGGGTgagtggggatgggatggggggcagaggctgccctgGTGCTGAGTGGGATAAGGGGGTTCAAGGCTCCAATTACCCGGGGAGAGCCTGGGATCGGCACCCCAGGTGTCCCGTGCACAACCCCAGGGCTGTCCCTTGGGCAGGTGGGGACT is part of the Phalacrocorax carbo chromosome 22, bPhaCar2.1, whole genome shotgun sequence genome and harbors:
- the TINAGL1 gene encoding tubulointerstitial nephritis antigen-like is translated as MRLLRALLCLWLLAEAALASRVRTRRELGPGLYEHGVYDAGGSYCQRGDVCCHGRNDGCTVPYHDTLCYCDLFCNRTISDCCPDFWEYCLGIPPPFPKAPGCARAGLNFPTGATYRENCNLCTCGPGGQWQCEDHACLMDGELIDAVNRGNFGWRAANYSQFWGMTLEDGIRHRLGTFWPSPTVMNMNEMHMNMDSNEVLPRHFDAAAKWPGMIHEPLDQGNCAGSWAFSTAAVASDRISIHSMGHMTPALSPQNLLSCDTRNQRGCSGGRLDGAWWYLRRRGVVTDECYPFTSQESQPAAQPCMMHSRSMGRGKRQATARCPNPQTHANEIYQSTPAYRLSSSEKEIMKELLENGPVQAILEVHEDFFMYKSGIYQHTPVAEGKGPKHQRHGTHSVKITGWGEEQLPDGRIQKYWTAANSWGTAWGEGGHFRIARGVNECEVESFVVGVWGRVSMEDMTHK